A part of Sulfurifustis variabilis genomic DNA contains:
- a CDS encoding DUF692 domain-containing protein, which yields MPSPSLPALGFGLGLRPPHYEAVLECAPAVDWFEVVSENYMVGGGKPLHYLDRVRERYPVVMHGVSLSIGSTDPLDRDYLARLRSLAVRIEPAWISDHLCWTGLGGTNLHDLLPLPYTAEAIAHVVERVQRVQDFLGRRILLENVSSYLTYRDSDMAEWDFLREIAARADCLILLDINNAYVSGRNHGFDPRAYLDALPVERVQQFHLAGHRDLGTHVIDTHDEPIVDPVWELYGYAVRRFGPVATMIERDDRIPELGELVAELDRAREVSTVNGSGGASRAHGQLCT from the coding sequence ATGCCGTCCCCTTCCCTTCCCGCGCTCGGTTTCGGCCTGGGCCTGCGCCCTCCGCACTACGAGGCCGTCCTCGAATGCGCGCCCGCGGTCGACTGGTTCGAGGTCGTTTCCGAGAACTACATGGTCGGCGGCGGCAAGCCGCTGCACTACCTGGATCGCGTGCGCGAGCGCTACCCCGTCGTGATGCACGGCGTGTCGCTCTCGATCGGCTCGACCGACCCGCTCGACCGCGATTACCTGGCGCGCCTGAGGTCGCTCGCGGTGCGCATCGAGCCGGCCTGGATCTCGGATCACCTCTGCTGGACCGGCCTCGGCGGCACGAACCTCCACGACCTGCTGCCGCTGCCGTACACCGCGGAAGCGATCGCGCACGTCGTCGAACGCGTGCAGCGCGTGCAGGACTTCCTCGGGCGCCGGATCCTCCTCGAGAACGTATCGAGCTACCTCACGTACCGGGACTCGGACATGGCCGAGTGGGACTTCCTGCGGGAGATCGCGGCGCGCGCCGACTGCCTGATCCTGCTCGACATCAACAACGCGTACGTGAGCGGCCGGAACCACGGCTTCGACCCGCGCGCGTACCTCGATGCGCTGCCGGTCGAGCGCGTGCAGCAGTTCCACCTCGCCGGCCACCGCGACCTGGGCACGCACGTCATCGACACCCACGACGAGCCGATCGTCGACCCGGTGTGGGAGCTGTACGGGTACGCGGTGCGCCGTTTCGGTCCCGTCGCGACGATGATCGAGCGCGACGACCGGATCCCCGAACTCGGGGAGCTCGTGGCGGAGCTCGATCGCGCGAGAGAAGTAAGTACCGTGAACGGTTCCGGTGGCGCGAGCCGCGCGCACGGTCAGCTTTGCACCTGA
- a CDS encoding DNA-binding domain-containing protein, giving the protein MSLLNLQQAFRNYILHGEDALLSGVVGSGRMDAGSRLAIYADAYRLRLNEALETDFVVLRAHLGPERFERLCGAYIGAHPSNHWSLRCFGRHMSAFLASAAPWTKEPFLAELARFEWALVDAFDAEDGTVARPHDVAAIAPARWPHVVMRPHASVQRLDLAWNAPAVWKAVKDEQPPPAPARADHLRGWVIWRQGLQNYFRPLPVEEAFALDAMLRGEAFGAICEGLLEWMDAPNAAERAAGLLKLWLTDGLVGELRLP; this is encoded by the coding sequence ATGTCGCTCCTCAACCTGCAGCAGGCTTTCCGGAACTACATCCTGCACGGCGAGGACGCGCTCCTCTCCGGGGTGGTCGGAAGCGGGCGCATGGACGCGGGCTCGCGCCTCGCGATCTACGCGGATGCCTACCGGTTGCGGCTGAACGAGGCGCTCGAGACCGATTTCGTGGTGTTGCGCGCCCACCTCGGCCCGGAGCGCTTCGAGCGCCTCTGCGGCGCGTACATCGGCGCGCACCCTTCGAATCACTGGTCGCTGCGCTGCTTCGGCCGCCACATGAGCGCGTTCCTCGCGAGTGCCGCACCGTGGACGAAAGAGCCCTTCCTCGCCGAGCTCGCGCGCTTCGAGTGGGCGCTGGTGGACGCGTTCGATGCCGAGGACGGCACGGTCGCGCGGCCGCACGACGTCGCCGCGATCGCTCCGGCGCGCTGGCCCCACGTCGTGATGCGACCGCACGCCTCGGTGCAGCGGCTCGATCTCGCCTGGAACGCGCCCGCGGTCTGGAAGGCGGTGAAGGACGAACAGCCGCCGCCCGCGCCGGCGCGCGCGGACCACCTGCGAGGGTGGGTGATCTGGCGTCAGGGGCTGCAGAATTACTTCCGTCCGCTTCCCGTCGAGGAGGCCTTCGCCCTCGACGCCATGCTGCGCGGCGAGGCCTTCGGTGCGATCTGCGAGGGCCTGCTCGAATGGATGGACGCGCCGAACGCCGCGGAGCGCGCGGCCGGCCTGCTGAAGCTCTGGCTAACCGACGGTCTGGTCGGCGAGCTGCGTCTGCCCTGA
- a CDS encoding nitrate reductase codes for MTAAAEIRTTCPYCGVGCGVLARVEADGRVAVRGDPAHPANRGRLCSKGAALGETTGLEERLLHPEVRGSRASWDVALGLVAGRFAEAIATHGPDAVAFYVSGQMLTEDYYVANKLMKGFIGSANIDTNSRLCMASAVAGHRRAFGADVVPGCYEDIERAKLVVLVGSNAAWCHPVLYQRLAQARREHDDLKVVVIDPRRTASADIADLHLPIRIGTDTVLYNGLLAYVAEHDELNASFVERHTEGLGEALAAARAGSPDVATVAAQCGLATEQVRRFYELFARTERVVTLYSQGVNQSSSGTDKVNAIINCHLATGRIGRPGMGPLSLTGQPNAMGGREVGGLANQLAAHLELGYPAHRELVRRFWRAPRVAQQPGLKAVELFEAVEQGRIKALWIMATNPAVSLPDAGRVRRALAGCDFVVVSDCVRDTDTTRLAHVLLPALAWGEKDGSVTNSERRISRSRAFLPAPGEARPDWWIVCEVAKRLGFREAFDYPDAAAIFGEHAALSAHANDGTRAFDIGALAGLDAAGYERLEPVQWPATRARPEGTARCFVDGGFYTPSGRARFVAVVPRPPAHAPDDDHPLALATGRVRDHWHTLTRTGASPRLSAHVVEPYVEVSPDDAARFGLADGGLARVISAWGEACARVRVSSAVSPGAVFAPMHWNDRFASAGCVNRAVNPATDPVSGEPEFKHTPVRLEPVTAAWHGFLLSRRRVARPGADYWAVARGDGLWRHELAGKEAPDDWTRAARALLCADDAGVEWIEYVDRAGRRYRAARLVGGRLESCLFVGPDPRLPSREWLQGLFALPRLDAATRTALLAGTPPKGQADAGRRVCACFAVGERTLREAIHDGCTSVEALGRRLGAGSNCGSCIPELRALLAQSAVAGSGQTQLADQTVG; via the coding sequence ATGACCGCGGCGGCTGAGATCCGGACGACCTGCCCGTACTGCGGCGTCGGTTGCGGCGTCCTGGCGCGTGTCGAGGCGGACGGGCGCGTCGCGGTGCGCGGCGACCCGGCGCATCCGGCGAATCGCGGCCGCCTCTGCTCGAAGGGGGCGGCGCTGGGGGAGACCACCGGGCTCGAGGAGCGGCTGCTCCATCCCGAGGTGCGCGGCAGCCGCGCGAGCTGGGACGTGGCGCTCGGTCTGGTCGCGGGCCGGTTCGCCGAGGCGATCGCGACCCACGGGCCGGACGCGGTGGCGTTCTACGTCTCCGGGCAGATGCTCACCGAGGACTACTACGTCGCCAACAAGCTGATGAAGGGGTTCATCGGCTCGGCCAACATCGACACCAACTCCCGCCTGTGCATGGCCTCGGCGGTCGCCGGCCACCGGCGCGCGTTCGGCGCCGACGTCGTGCCGGGCTGCTACGAGGACATCGAACGCGCGAAGCTCGTGGTGCTGGTCGGCTCGAACGCCGCCTGGTGTCACCCGGTGCTGTACCAGCGCCTCGCGCAGGCGCGCCGGGAGCACGACGACCTCAAGGTCGTGGTGATCGATCCGCGCCGCACCGCGAGCGCGGACATCGCCGACCTGCACCTGCCGATCCGCATCGGGACGGACACGGTGCTGTACAACGGCCTGCTCGCGTACGTCGCGGAGCACGACGAGCTCAACGCCTCCTTCGTGGAGCGCCACACCGAAGGGCTGGGCGAGGCGCTCGCGGCCGCGCGCGCCGGCAGCCCCGATGTCGCGACGGTGGCCGCGCAATGCGGGCTGGCGACCGAGCAGGTGCGCCGGTTCTACGAGCTGTTCGCGCGCACCGAACGCGTGGTCACCCTGTACTCGCAGGGCGTCAACCAGTCGTCGAGCGGCACCGACAAGGTCAACGCCATCATCAACTGCCACCTCGCCACGGGGCGCATCGGCCGCCCCGGGATGGGGCCGCTGTCGCTCACCGGCCAGCCGAACGCGATGGGCGGGCGCGAGGTCGGCGGGCTCGCCAACCAGCTCGCCGCCCACCTCGAGCTCGGCTACCCGGCGCACCGCGAACTGGTGCGGCGCTTCTGGCGCGCGCCGCGCGTCGCGCAGCAGCCCGGGCTCAAGGCGGTCGAGCTGTTCGAGGCCGTCGAGCAGGGTCGGATCAAGGCGCTCTGGATCATGGCGACGAACCCGGCGGTGAGCCTGCCGGACGCCGGCCGCGTGCGCCGGGCGCTCGCCGGCTGCGACTTCGTCGTCGTGTCCGACTGCGTGCGCGATACCGATACCACCCGCCTCGCGCACGTACTGCTGCCCGCGCTCGCCTGGGGCGAGAAGGACGGCAGCGTGACCAACTCCGAACGGCGCATCTCGCGCAGCCGCGCCTTCCTGCCGGCGCCGGGCGAAGCCCGCCCCGACTGGTGGATCGTCTGCGAGGTGGCGAAGCGCCTCGGCTTTCGCGAGGCGTTCGACTACCCGGACGCCGCGGCGATCTTCGGCGAGCACGCGGCGCTTTCCGCGCACGCCAACGACGGGACGAGGGCGTTCGACATCGGCGCGCTCGCCGGTCTCGACGCCGCCGGCTACGAGCGCCTCGAGCCGGTGCAGTGGCCGGCGACGCGCGCCCGGCCGGAGGGCACGGCACGCTGTTTCGTCGACGGGGGCTTCTACACGCCGAGCGGGCGCGCCCGGTTCGTGGCCGTCGTGCCGCGTCCTCCGGCGCACGCGCCGGACGACGATCACCCGCTGGCGCTCGCGACCGGGCGCGTGCGCGACCACTGGCACACGCTCACGCGCACCGGCGCGTCGCCGCGGCTCTCGGCGCATGTCGTGGAGCCGTACGTCGAGGTCAGCCCGGACGATGCCGCGCGGTTCGGGCTCGCGGACGGCGGCCTCGCCCGCGTGATATCGGCCTGGGGAGAAGCCTGCGCGCGCGTGCGCGTGTCGAGCGCGGTGTCGCCGGGCGCGGTGTTCGCGCCCATGCACTGGAACGACCGGTTCGCGAGCGCGGGCTGCGTCAACCGCGCCGTCAATCCGGCGACCGACCCGGTCTCCGGCGAGCCCGAATTCAAGCACACGCCGGTGCGCCTCGAGCCCGTGACGGCGGCGTGGCACGGCTTCCTGCTCTCGCGCCGGCGGGTCGCCCGGCCCGGCGCGGATTACTGGGCCGTGGCGCGCGGCGACGGGCTCTGGCGCCACGAGCTGGCCGGCAAGGAGGCGCCCGACGACTGGACACGCGCGGCACGCGCGCTGCTGTGCGCGGACGACGCCGGAGTGGAGTGGATCGAATATGTCGACCGCGCCGGCCGCCGCTACCGGGCGGCACGGCTCGTGGGCGGCCGGCTGGAGAGCTGTCTCTTTGTCGGACCGGACCCGCGCCTGCCTTCGCGCGAGTGGCTGCAGGGGCTGTTCGCGCTGCCGCGGCTGGACGCCGCGACGAGAACCGCCCTGCTCGCCGGCACGCCGCCGAAGGGGCAGGCGGACGCGGGCCGGCGGGTCTGCGCGTGTTTCGCCGTCGGCGAGCGCACCCTCCGCGAGGCGATCCACGACGGCTGCACGAGCGTCGAGGCGCTCGGCCGACGTCTCGGGGCCGGCAGCAACTGCGGCTCCTGCATCCCCGAGCTCAGGGCGCTGCTGGCGCAGTCCGCCGTGGCCGGATCAGGGCAGACGCAGCTCGCCGACCAGACCGTCGGTTAG
- the nirD gene encoding nitrite reductase small subunit NirD: MAVNQAKQITPEWIDIGPLASIPRQGARVVRAAFGDIAVFRTAGDEVFALRDRCPHKGGPLSQGIVHGRRVACPLHDWKVHLDTGLAVAPDEGCAARFPLRVEGGRVFLSLTPDEGCPDR, encoded by the coding sequence ATGGCGGTCAATCAAGCAAAGCAGATAACACCGGAATGGATCGACATTGGTCCGCTCGCAAGCATCCCGCGGCAGGGCGCGCGCGTCGTGCGCGCGGCGTTCGGGGACATCGCGGTGTTCCGCACCGCCGGTGACGAGGTGTTCGCGCTGCGCGACCGGTGCCCGCACAAGGGCGGGCCGCTGTCGCAGGGGATCGTGCACGGGCGCCGGGTCGCCTGCCCGCTGCACGACTGGAAGGTTCACCTCGATACCGGCCTCGCCGTTGCGCCCGACGAGGGCTGCGCCGCGCGTTTTCCGTTGCGCGTCGAAGGCGGGCGGGTGTTCCTCTCGCTGACGCCGGACGAGGGCTGTCCGGACCGGTGA
- the nirB gene encoding nitrite reductase large subunit NirB, with amino-acid sequence MTMKERLVLVGNGMAGVRALEELIELAPDRYAVTVFGAEPLPNYNRILLSPVLTGEKRFEEIVLNGDGWYAGNGITLHKGKEVVRIDRARRRVVAADGTEAPYDRLILATGSAPFVIPVPGTKLPGVVTFRDLYDVECMLAIARSRQDAVVIGGGLLGLEAANGLLKQGMRVTVIHLLDALMEKQLDRAAAALLRRSLEERGLRFAMEAQTEAIVGDERVRAVRLKDGTEIPADLVVMAVGIRPNIALAQSAGLHCERGVVVNDTMQTYDPRIYAVGECVQHRGQTYGLVAPLFEQAKVCANHLARLGYARYTGSMTSTKLKVTGIDLFSAGEFQGGDGVEEIVLQDPGRGVYKKLALKDNRIRGAVMYGDTMDGAWYFQLMRDGTDVADLRDRLLFGQAHVGDSGHGDIKTRVSALADDAEICGCNGVCKGAIVSAITGKKLFTLEEVRAHTKASSSCGSCTGLVEALLASTLGGDYSTTPKKKPLCPCTDHAHDEIREAIRSLGLKTIRAVMEKLEWKTPDGCNKCRPALNFYLLVAWPGEYVDDNQSRFINERVHANIQKDGTYSVVPRIWGGETTPAELKALAEIAEKYRVPTVHITGGQRIDFLGVPKETLPAMWGDLSRAGFVSGHAYGKAIRTVKTCVGKNWCRFGTQDSTTMGIQLEKMAWGSWMPHKVKLAVSGCPRNCAEATIKDFGVVCVDSGYELHVGGNGGVKVRATDFLCAVKTPVEVLEYCAAFLQVYREEAHYLERTAPWVERVGLAYVKRRVVEDETGRKALAQRFLHSQTFAQVDPWTERAEGKDRHEFVPLRRVG; translated from the coding sequence ATGACGATGAAGGAAAGACTGGTGCTGGTCGGCAACGGCATGGCGGGCGTGCGCGCGCTCGAGGAGCTGATCGAGCTCGCGCCGGACCGGTACGCCGTCACGGTGTTCGGCGCCGAGCCGCTGCCGAACTACAACCGCATCCTGCTCTCGCCGGTGCTGACCGGCGAGAAGCGGTTCGAGGAGATCGTCCTCAACGGCGATGGCTGGTACGCGGGCAACGGCATCACGCTGCACAAGGGCAAGGAGGTGGTCCGCATCGACCGGGCCCGTCGCCGGGTGGTGGCCGCCGACGGTACCGAGGCGCCCTACGACCGGCTGATCCTCGCCACGGGGTCCGCGCCGTTCGTGATCCCCGTGCCGGGGACGAAGCTGCCGGGCGTCGTGACCTTCCGCGATCTGTACGACGTGGAGTGCATGCTGGCGATCGCCCGGTCGAGGCAGGACGCGGTCGTCATCGGCGGCGGCCTGCTGGGACTCGAGGCCGCGAACGGCCTGCTGAAGCAGGGGATGCGCGTGACGGTGATCCACCTGCTCGATGCGCTCATGGAGAAGCAGCTCGACCGGGCGGCGGCGGCGCTTCTCAGGCGCTCGCTCGAAGAGCGCGGGCTCCGTTTCGCCATGGAGGCGCAGACCGAGGCGATCGTCGGCGACGAACGCGTGCGCGCGGTGCGCCTCAAGGACGGCACCGAGATCCCGGCCGATCTCGTGGTGATGGCCGTCGGCATCCGTCCGAACATCGCGCTCGCGCAGAGCGCGGGCCTTCATTGCGAGCGCGGCGTGGTCGTGAACGACACGATGCAGACCTACGACCCGCGTATCTACGCCGTCGGCGAATGCGTGCAGCACCGGGGCCAAACCTACGGCCTCGTGGCGCCGCTGTTCGAGCAGGCGAAGGTGTGCGCGAACCACCTCGCCCGGCTCGGCTACGCCCGCTACACGGGCTCGATGACCTCGACCAAGCTCAAGGTCACCGGCATCGACCTCTTTTCCGCCGGCGAATTCCAGGGCGGGGACGGCGTCGAGGAGATCGTGCTGCAGGACCCGGGCCGCGGGGTATACAAGAAGCTCGCGCTCAAGGACAACCGCATTCGCGGCGCCGTGATGTACGGCGACACCATGGACGGCGCGTGGTACTTCCAGCTCATGCGCGACGGGACCGACGTCGCGGATCTGCGCGACCGGCTGCTGTTCGGCCAGGCGCACGTCGGCGACTCCGGCCACGGCGACATCAAGACGCGCGTGTCGGCGCTGGCCGACGACGCCGAGATCTGCGGCTGCAACGGCGTGTGCAAGGGTGCGATCGTGTCGGCCATTACCGGCAAGAAGCTCTTCACGCTCGAGGAGGTGCGCGCCCACACCAAGGCCTCGAGCTCCTGCGGCTCGTGCACCGGCCTCGTCGAGGCGCTGCTCGCGTCCACGCTCGGCGGCGATTACTCCACGACACCGAAGAAGAAGCCGCTCTGCCCCTGCACCGACCATGCGCACGACGAGATCCGGGAGGCGATCCGCAGCCTCGGGCTCAAGACGATTCGAGCGGTCATGGAGAAACTCGAATGGAAGACGCCCGACGGCTGCAACAAGTGCCGCCCGGCGCTCAACTTCTATCTCCTCGTCGCCTGGCCGGGCGAGTACGTCGACGACAACCAGTCCCGCTTCATCAACGAGCGCGTGCACGCCAACATCCAGAAGGACGGAACCTATTCGGTCGTGCCCCGCATCTGGGGCGGCGAGACGACCCCCGCCGAGCTCAAGGCGCTCGCGGAGATCGCCGAGAAATACCGGGTGCCGACGGTGCACATCACGGGTGGCCAGCGCATCGACTTCCTCGGCGTGCCGAAGGAAACGCTGCCGGCCATGTGGGGCGACCTGTCGCGCGCGGGGTTCGTCTCCGGCCATGCGTACGGCAAGGCCATCCGCACCGTGAAGACGTGCGTCGGCAAGAACTGGTGCCGCTTCGGCACCCAGGACTCGACCACGATGGGCATCCAGCTCGAGAAGATGGCCTGGGGTTCGTGGATGCCGCACAAGGTGAAGCTCGCGGTCTCCGGCTGCCCGCGCAACTGCGCCGAGGCCACCATCAAGGACTTCGGGGTCGTGTGCGTCGATTCGGGCTACGAGCTCCACGTCGGCGGCAACGGCGGCGTGAAGGTGCGGGCCACGGACTTCCTGTGCGCGGTGAAGACGCCCGTAGAGGTGCTGGAGTACTGCGCGGCCTTCCTGCAGGTGTATCGCGAGGAGGCGCATTACCTGGAGCGCACGGCGCCGTGGGTGGAGCGCGTCGGCCTGGCCTACGTGAAGCGCCGCGTGGTGGAAGACGAAACCGGTCGCAAGGCGCTGGCGCAGCGCTTCCTGCACTCGCAGACCTTCGCGCAGGTGGACCCGTGGACCGAGCGCGCCGAAGGCAAGGACCGTCACGAGTTCGTTCCGCTGCGGCGCGTGGGATGA
- a CDS encoding ABC transporter ATP-binding protein, which translates to MKSHLNLENVGVEFRTARGPFRALRDVTLRIERGEFVSIIGHSGCGKSTLLNVVAGLLPATEGVVLLEDREVKDPGPERAVVFQSHSLLPWLTVYENVRMAVDKVFADGKTRAERHAWTLANLERVRMHYALEKRPGELSGGMKQRVGIARALAMEPKVLLMDEPFGALDALTRASLQEALMEIHASLGNTVIMITHDIDEAVLLSDRIVMMTNGGEAGATVGEILAVDLPRPRDRLVLAEKPEYARARAAVLKFLYERERHPAAA; encoded by the coding sequence ATGAAGAGCCATCTGAACCTGGAAAACGTCGGCGTCGAGTTCCGGACCGCGCGCGGACCCTTCCGCGCGCTGCGCGACGTGACGCTGCGCATCGAGCGCGGGGAATTCGTCTCGATCATCGGCCACTCGGGCTGCGGCAAGTCGACGCTGCTCAACGTCGTGGCCGGGCTGCTGCCGGCCACCGAAGGGGTGGTGCTGCTGGAGGACAGGGAAGTGAAGGACCCGGGGCCCGAGCGGGCGGTCGTGTTCCAGAGCCACTCGCTGCTGCCCTGGCTCACGGTGTACGAGAACGTGCGGATGGCGGTCGACAAGGTTTTCGCCGACGGCAAGACCCGGGCCGAGCGCCACGCCTGGACGCTGGCCAACCTCGAGCGGGTGCGCATGCACTACGCGCTCGAAAAGCGTCCCGGCGAGCTCTCCGGCGGCATGAAGCAGCGCGTCGGCATCGCCCGGGCGCTGGCCATGGAGCCCAAGGTGCTGCTGATGGACGAGCCGTTCGGCGCGCTCGACGCGCTCACCCGCGCGAGCCTGCAGGAGGCGCTCATGGAGATCCACGCGAGCCTCGGCAACACCGTGATCATGATCACGCACGACATCGACGAAGCGGTGCTGCTCTCCGACCGGATCGTGATGATGACCAACGGCGGCGAGGCCGGCGCGACCGTCGGCGAAATCCTCGCCGTCGACCTGCCGCGCCCGCGCGACCGGCTCGTGCTCGCCGAGAAGCCGGAGTACGCGCGCGCCCGGGCCGCGGTGCTCAAGTTCCTGTACGAGCGCGAGCGCCACCCGGCCGCCGCGTGA
- the ntrB gene encoding nitrate ABC transporter permease, giving the protein MPAAIVKLAPKKSEAQPVPKSAGAASPAPPATASPGRRRVRVGRDWLARLSLPLLTFLVLLAAWAIVQAHVAPELPSPKAAAERALEIFADPFRDAGPNDKGIGWQLLYSLGRVAAGFGLAVLVAIPVGFLMGASRTFDTAWQPLVQILRPVSPLAWLPIGLLLFKAVNPSAIFVIFITCIWPTLLNTAAGVRAIPRDYMNVARVLKLNPIEVATKILLPAARPYILAGMRLSLGIAWMVIVAAEMLTGGIGIGFYVWDEWNNLNVSSIIVAIVVIGLVGMALEGLMNAVQRRLDPTAR; this is encoded by the coding sequence ATGCCCGCAGCCATCGTGAAACTCGCGCCCAAGAAGTCCGAAGCGCAACCGGTCCCGAAATCCGCCGGCGCCGCTTCGCCCGCGCCGCCGGCGACGGCCTCGCCGGGTCGGCGGCGAGTGCGCGTCGGCCGGGACTGGCTGGCGCGCCTCAGCCTGCCGCTCCTGACTTTCCTCGTCCTGCTCGCCGCCTGGGCGATCGTGCAGGCGCACGTCGCCCCGGAGTTGCCGAGCCCGAAGGCGGCCGCCGAGCGCGCGCTCGAGATCTTCGCCGATCCGTTCCGCGACGCCGGCCCGAACGACAAGGGCATCGGCTGGCAGCTCTTGTACTCGCTCGGGCGCGTCGCGGCCGGCTTCGGCCTCGCCGTACTGGTGGCCATTCCGGTCGGGTTCCTCATGGGCGCGAGCAGGACCTTCGACACCGCCTGGCAGCCGCTGGTCCAGATCCTGCGGCCGGTGAGCCCGCTCGCGTGGCTGCCGATCGGGCTGCTCCTCTTCAAGGCGGTCAACCCGTCGGCGATCTTCGTGATCTTCATCACCTGCATCTGGCCCACGCTGCTCAACACCGCGGCCGGCGTGCGCGCGATCCCGCGGGACTACATGAACGTCGCGCGCGTGCTCAAGCTCAACCCGATCGAGGTCGCGACGAAGATCCTGCTTCCCGCCGCGCGCCCGTACATCCTCGCGGGCATGCGGCTGTCGCTCGGCATCGCCTGGATGGTGATCGTGGCCGCCGAGATGCTCACGGGCGGTATCGGCATCGGCTTCTACGTGTGGGACGAATGGAACAACCTGAACGTCTCCTCGATCATCGTCGCGATCGTCGTGATCGGCCTCGTCGGCATGGCGCTGGAGGGGCTGATGAACGCCGTGCAGCGTCGCCTCGACCCCACCGCCCGCTAG
- a CDS encoding CmpA/NrtA family ABC transporter substrate-binding protein — MSAGDKYRGKGAPPQPSRRTFLRTGAAGIGAIGVGSLLPDFLRVGAYAGSGEPLEKTRLTFGIIPLTDCAVLVVAAEKGYFRKQGLDVAISKEASWANIRDKVSIGALDGAHMLAGMPIAASLGIGAVPKPTVTAFSMDLNGNGITVSNELYERMVAADPQAMQERPTTARALKKVIDADRKAGRPPMTFAVVFPVSTHNYELRYWMASAGIDPDNDVRLIVIPPPQMVANLSARNIVGYCVGEPWNERAVTAGLGRTIITNYEIWNNNPEKVFGVNLEWAEKHPNTHRAAIRALLEAAQWMDQPENRMEVVKIISQKSYVNAPEEVVKMSMTGTYQYGKNEAPRPLPDFNVFYRYAATFPWRSHAEWFIGQMIRWGQIEQPLDIRKTAAAVYRPDIYRDAAKALGIPVPTVDRKTEGTHAGPWTLTQATQPIAMGPDRFFDGMTFDPARPLAYLKSFEVQTMKVDLAALARVNA; from the coding sequence ATGAGCGCTGGCGACAAGTACCGTGGAAAAGGGGCGCCGCCGCAGCCGTCGCGCAGGACGTTCCTGCGCACCGGCGCGGCCGGGATCGGGGCGATCGGCGTCGGCAGCCTGTTGCCCGACTTCCTGCGCGTGGGGGCCTACGCCGGCAGCGGCGAGCCGCTCGAGAAGACGAGGCTCACCTTCGGCATCATCCCCCTCACCGACTGCGCGGTGCTCGTGGTGGCCGCGGAGAAGGGCTACTTCAGGAAGCAGGGCCTCGACGTCGCGATCTCCAAAGAAGCGTCGTGGGCCAATATCCGCGACAAGGTCTCGATCGGTGCGCTCGACGGCGCGCACATGCTGGCGGGCATGCCGATCGCCGCGAGCCTCGGCATCGGCGCGGTGCCGAAGCCGACCGTGACCGCCTTCAGCATGGACCTCAACGGCAACGGCATCACCGTCTCGAACGAGCTTTACGAGCGCATGGTGGCGGCCGATCCGCAGGCCATGCAGGAACGCCCGACCACGGCGCGCGCCCTGAAGAAGGTGATCGACGCCGACCGGAAGGCGGGAAGACCGCCGATGACGTTTGCCGTCGTGTTCCCGGTCTCGACGCACAACTACGAGCTGCGCTACTGGATGGCCTCGGCCGGCATCGATCCGGACAACGACGTGCGCCTGATCGTGATCCCGCCGCCGCAGATGGTGGCGAACCTCTCGGCCCGGAACATCGTCGGCTACTGCGTCGGCGAGCCGTGGAACGAGCGCGCCGTCACCGCGGGGCTCGGGCGCACGATCATCACCAACTACGAGATCTGGAACAACAACCCGGAGAAGGTGTTCGGCGTGAACCTCGAGTGGGCCGAGAAGCACCCGAACACCCACCGGGCCGCGATCCGCGCGCTGCTCGAGGCGGCGCAGTGGATGGACCAGCCGGAGAACCGCATGGAGGTGGTGAAGATCATCTCGCAGAAATCCTACGTGAACGCGCCGGAAGAGGTCGTGAAGATGTCCATGACCGGCACCTACCAGTACGGCAAGAACGAGGCGCCGCGGCCGCTGCCGGACTTCAACGTGTTCTACCGCTACGCCGCCACCTTCCCGTGGCGCTCGCACGCCGAATGGTTCATCGGCCAGATGATCCGCTGGGGGCAGATCGAGCAGCCGCTCGACATCCGGAAGACCGCCGCGGCGGTGTACCGTCCCGACATCTATCGCGACGCGGCGAAGGCGCTGGGCATTCCGGTGCCCACGGTCGACCGCAAGACCGAAGGCACGCACGCCGGCCCGTGGACGCTGACCCAGGCGACGCAGCCGATCGCGATGGGCCCGGACCGGTTCTTCGACGGGATGACGTTCGACCCGGCCAGGCCGCTCGCCTACCTGAAGAGCTTCGAGGTCCAGACCATGAAGGTGGACCTGGCGGCGCTCGCCAGGGTCAACGCGTGA